From the Mesorhizobium koreense genome, the window GAATCCACCCCGGTGCGGCTGCGGCGGCTGAATGACCGGGTGAGTAAAGGGGTGTTCTGGACGAAGCCTCAGGCCTTGTCGGGCATGGGTGTGCCAGCAGCTATTACGGAAGCGATATACGTGGAAACAGCGCAGCCGACGAGCGATGCGGATTGGGCTTCAGGCGCGACGAAGCCTGAGCAGCCGCCATTCGTGCCAGATGAGCCAGATGATCACGATATCGAACGCGGTCAGCACCATCAACCCGATCGAGTGCGTGTAGGAATACCGGTAGCCTTGATAGGCGATGAAGGCGACGAGCACTGCAAGCGAGACTGGATAGGCCCAAAGCCTGCCCCTGAGAAGGCCAATGACAAGCGCGACGTTCACCAAGCCGTGGCTCAGGAGATAGAAGGCGTAGAACGTCTCGGTTCCAACGGAGAGATGTTGGGCAACCATGAGAAGATGGGTCGCGACAAAATCGTCCGGATCCTCGATCAATTCCTCCTGGGTCAACAGATCGACCCAATGAACAATGGATTCCGTGGATATGAAATAGAGCGCGACGCCGCCGGCGCATTCGATGAGCGCATGCAGTCCCTTCAAGATAATGCCGACCTGAAAAATTCGATGAATATGCTGCTCGTTCATCGGAGGAGACGCTTTCCTTCCTGTCAGGCAAACCACG encodes:
- a CDS encoding DUF2127 domain-containing protein; this encodes MNEQHIHRIFQVGIILKGLHALIECAGGVALYFISTESIVHWVDLLTQEELIEDPDDFVATHLLMVAQHLSVGTETFYAFYLLSHGLVNVALVIGLLRGRLWAYPVSLAVLVAFIAYQGYRYSYTHSIGLMVLTAFDIVIIWLIWHEWRLLRLRRA